The following coding sequences lie in one Arthrobacter sp. PGP41 genomic window:
- a CDS encoding amidohydrolase family protein → MLITNVRPWGGDAVDLEISAGRIAAIRAVGTGAVTGDASGRKLDGRGRIALPAFTDVHVHLDSTRIGLPFREHTGSPGVWNMMCNDRKNWRDTPIPYPDVVAGTLERMIARGTTRVRSYAQIDVDCKLERFEAVMAAKERFAHAADVEIMAFPQAGLLQEEGTVPLLEEALRAGATTIGGIDPCQLDRDPARHLDIVFGLAEKYGADVDIHLHEPGHLGVFSAELVFERTRALGMQGRVSLSHAYDLANVHPDVTARLMEQMAELDVAWATVAPASGGTQFDLVQMTAAGIRVGLGEDGQRDYWSPYGNCDMLDRTWQLAFTHRLRKDRLIEHCAAIATIGGAAIMDRTVQRLTSPDDRPGLAVGDMADIVIVDGETVTSTVMDRGTDRTVIHAGRLVADGLVVLAEPAA, encoded by the coding sequence ATGCTCATCACCAATGTCCGCCCGTGGGGCGGGGACGCCGTAGACCTGGAAATTAGCGCGGGGCGGATCGCGGCCATCCGTGCGGTGGGGACCGGCGCCGTAACTGGTGACGCTTCCGGCCGGAAGCTGGACGGGCGCGGCCGGATTGCCCTCCCTGCATTCACGGATGTGCACGTCCACCTTGACTCGACCCGGATCGGGCTGCCGTTCCGGGAGCACACCGGTTCGCCGGGGGTGTGGAACATGATGTGCAATGACCGGAAGAACTGGCGCGACACCCCCATCCCCTACCCCGATGTGGTGGCGGGGACGCTGGAACGGATGATTGCACGCGGCACCACGCGCGTCCGCTCCTATGCCCAGATCGATGTGGACTGCAAGCTTGAGCGCTTCGAGGCAGTCATGGCCGCGAAGGAGCGCTTTGCCCATGCTGCAGACGTGGAGATCATGGCGTTTCCCCAGGCCGGCCTCCTGCAGGAGGAAGGCACTGTCCCGCTGCTCGAGGAGGCACTGCGTGCGGGGGCCACGACCATCGGAGGCATCGACCCCTGCCAACTGGACCGCGATCCCGCCCGCCATCTGGACATCGTGTTCGGCCTGGCGGAGAAGTACGGGGCCGACGTCGATATTCACCTTCACGAACCCGGGCACCTTGGCGTCTTCAGCGCCGAACTTGTCTTCGAACGCACCCGGGCGCTGGGCATGCAGGGACGCGTGTCGCTTTCCCACGCTTACGATCTGGCTAACGTCCACCCGGATGTGACTGCCCGCCTCATGGAGCAGATGGCCGAACTGGACGTAGCCTGGGCAACGGTGGCACCGGCAAGCGGCGGGACCCAGTTCGACTTGGTCCAGATGACCGCGGCCGGGATCCGCGTGGGTCTTGGCGAGGATGGCCAACGGGACTACTGGAGCCCATACGGCAATTGCGACATGCTGGACCGCACCTGGCAATTGGCCTTCACCCACCGGCTGCGCAAGGACCGCCTGATTGAGCACTGCGCGGCGATCGCCACCATTGGCGGCGCCGCCATAATGGACCGGACGGTTCAACGCCTCACCAGCCCGGATGACCGGCCGGGCCTCGCTGTTGGAGATATGGCAGACATCGTTATTGTGGACGGCGAAACCGTCACCAGCACCGTCATGGACCGCGGCACGGACCGTACCGTCATCCACGCCGGCAGGCTCGTCGCCGACGGTTTGGTTGTCCTTGCGGAACCGGCCGCCTAA
- the arfA gene encoding arabinosylfuranosidase ArfA, whose product MSRARITLDRDFTIGEVPRRLFGSFVEHMGRCVYTGIYEPGHPEADDKGFRRDVLKLVKELGATVIRYPGGNFVSGYNWEDGIGPREDRPRRLDGAWHTVETNAFGLHEFVDWSRQAGTEIMEAINLGTRGVDAAREIVEYANHPGGSYWSDLRAKNGHKDPFNIKLWCLGNEMDGPWQIGHKTAEEYGRLAQEAAKAMRFVDPDIELVACGSSNSGMPTFGAWEQTVLTHAYEEVDYVSLHAYYQEHDGDAGSFLASAVDTDYFIESVIATADAVRAKGKHKKHINLSFDEWNVWYQRGRDTEDQLRNVAKAGWREHPRLIEDKYNVTDAVVVGTLLNSLLRHGDRVKIANQAQLVNVIAPIFSEENGPAWRQTIFHPFARMAELAQGQILRLSVDSDKYENARFGGTDLVDVSATWNEETGRVALFLANRGLEEAADIDVSLRGFDARQVVRAEVLEIPDGGNRFTANSQDRPDQVGLKPLEGAKASGSELRATLPALSWAVIELDVAKN is encoded by the coding sequence ATGTCCCGCGCACGGATCACCCTCGACCGCGACTTCACCATCGGCGAAGTTCCCCGCCGCCTTTTTGGCTCCTTCGTGGAGCACATGGGCCGCTGCGTCTACACCGGCATCTACGAGCCGGGCCACCCTGAAGCCGATGACAAGGGCTTCCGCCGCGACGTCCTCAAGCTCGTCAAGGAACTCGGTGCCACCGTCATCCGGTATCCCGGCGGCAACTTCGTCTCCGGCTACAACTGGGAGGACGGCATCGGCCCGCGCGAGGACCGTCCCCGCAGGCTGGACGGCGCCTGGCACACCGTGGAGACCAACGCGTTCGGCCTGCACGAATTCGTCGACTGGTCCCGCCAGGCCGGCACGGAAATCATGGAAGCCATCAACCTGGGCACCAGGGGAGTGGACGCGGCCCGCGAGATCGTGGAATACGCCAACCACCCCGGCGGCAGCTACTGGTCCGACCTCCGCGCGAAGAACGGCCACAAGGATCCGTTCAACATCAAGCTCTGGTGCCTGGGCAACGAGATGGACGGGCCGTGGCAGATCGGCCACAAGACTGCCGAGGAATACGGCCGCCTGGCGCAGGAAGCCGCCAAGGCCATGCGCTTCGTGGACCCGGACATCGAACTGGTGGCCTGCGGAAGCTCCAACTCGGGCATGCCCACCTTCGGCGCCTGGGAACAGACTGTCCTGACGCACGCCTACGAGGAGGTGGACTACGTCTCCCTCCACGCCTACTACCAGGAGCACGACGGCGATGCCGGCAGCTTCCTGGCCAGCGCAGTGGACACGGACTACTTCATCGAATCAGTCATCGCGACTGCCGACGCCGTCCGGGCGAAGGGAAAGCACAAGAAGCACATCAACCTTTCCTTCGACGAGTGGAACGTCTGGTACCAGCGCGGCCGGGACACCGAGGACCAGCTGCGCAACGTCGCCAAGGCCGGCTGGCGCGAGCACCCCCGGCTCATCGAGGACAAGTACAACGTGACGGACGCCGTGGTGGTGGGAACCCTGCTGAACTCGCTGCTCCGCCACGGCGACCGCGTCAAGATCGCCAACCAGGCGCAGCTGGTCAACGTCATCGCCCCGATCTTCAGCGAGGAAAACGGTCCGGCCTGGCGCCAGACCATCTTCCACCCGTTCGCCCGGATGGCAGAGCTGGCCCAGGGACAGATCCTGCGCCTGTCCGTTGACTCGGACAAGTACGAGAACGCGCGCTTCGGCGGCACCGACCTCGTAGACGTCAGCGCGACGTGGAACGAGGAGACGGGCCGCGTTGCGCTCTTCCTGGCTAACCGCGGCCTTGAGGAAGCGGCGGACATCGACGTCTCACTGCGCGGGTTTGACGCCCGCCAGGTGGTCCGCGCGGAGGTCCTGGAAATTCCGGACGGCGGGAACCGCTTCACCGCCAACAGCCAGGACCGCCCGGACCAGGTGGGGCTGAAGCCGCTGGAAGGCGCGAAGGCGAGCGGATCCGAGCTCCGGGCAACGCTTCCGGCGCTGTCCTGGGCCGTGATTGAGCTGGACGTCGCCAAGAACTGA
- a CDS encoding carbohydrate ABC transporter permease translates to MAIQTLDRAEPGISTSQELRQPRKKMTAGKIAAVVVAALIAVLWLVPFAWATATAFKTETDAAAPKLTWVPPSGFTPEAFVKVFQDGNIPLWTWNSLYTSAAITAITLVISALVAYALSRIDFKGKKVLMTVIIASIIVPPPVLIIPLFYQMLALHMIDTSWAIILPQVIHPAMVFVLKKFFDQIPRELEEAAVMDGASRMRIFTQIVLPLSRPILAAVAIFVFIGAWNNFLWPFIATNDGALLTLPVGLQTIKSAYGIQYAQNMASALLAALPLILVFLFFQRQIIKGVATTGLAGT, encoded by the coding sequence ATGGCAATTCAGACCCTCGACCGCGCCGAGCCAGGCATCAGCACCAGCCAGGAACTCCGCCAGCCCCGCAAGAAGATGACCGCCGGCAAGATAGCCGCCGTCGTGGTCGCCGCACTGATCGCAGTCCTCTGGCTGGTCCCCTTCGCCTGGGCAACCGCCACCGCCTTCAAGACCGAGACGGATGCCGCAGCTCCGAAGCTCACCTGGGTGCCGCCGTCGGGCTTTACTCCCGAAGCGTTCGTGAAGGTGTTCCAGGACGGCAACATCCCGCTCTGGACGTGGAACTCGCTGTACACCTCGGCGGCCATCACGGCCATCACCCTGGTGATCTCGGCGCTGGTGGCCTATGCCCTGTCCCGGATCGACTTCAAGGGCAAGAAGGTGCTGATGACGGTGATCATCGCCTCCATCATCGTCCCTCCGCCGGTCCTGATCATCCCGCTTTTCTACCAGATGCTCGCCCTGCACATGATCGACACCTCCTGGGCCATCATCCTGCCGCAGGTCATCCACCCGGCCATGGTGTTCGTGCTCAAGAAGTTCTTCGACCAGATTCCCCGCGAACTTGAGGAAGCCGCGGTGATGGACGGCGCCAGCCGCATGCGGATCTTCACCCAGATCGTCCTGCCGCTGTCCCGGCCCATCCTGGCCGCCGTCGCCATCTTCGTGTTCATCGGCGCGTGGAACAACTTCCTGTGGCCCTTCATTGCCACCAACGACGGCGCGCTCCTCACCCTGCCGGTGGGGCTGCAGACCATCAAGAGCGCCTACGGCATCCAGTACGCGCAGAACATGGCGTCCGCCCTGCTCGCTGCGCTGCCGCTGATCCTCGTCTTCCTCTTCTTCCAGCGCCAGATCATCAAGGGCGTTGCGACGACGGGCCTCGCCGGGACCTGA
- a CDS encoding carbohydrate ABC transporter permease, with protein sequence MSSSLAARRSPGSLTRSNLSGWGFAAPFLVFFLVFLVWPLLYGVYMSLTGKSLTGANDSLIGFANYAEALADAGMWRSLGNTLYFTVISTVPLVLVALVMAALLNVGLPAQWLWRLSYFAPYLLASTVVSLFFTWMYNPQLGLINDSLSKIGIPKVAWLNDPNVAMWAIVIATLWWTVGFNFLLYLAAMQNIPHQHYEAASLDGAGAWRQFFSITLPQLTPTTVMIVLLQILASLKIFDQVYQMTAGGPGGSTRPVVQYIFETGFTGYRLGYSAAISYIFFGLIVLVSVMQFVITRRRSA encoded by the coding sequence ATGAGTTCTTCACTAGCAGCCCGGCGGAGCCCCGGGAGCCTCACCAGGAGCAACCTCAGCGGCTGGGGGTTCGCCGCGCCCTTCCTGGTTTTCTTCCTCGTTTTCCTTGTGTGGCCCCTTCTGTACGGCGTCTACATGAGCCTCACCGGCAAGTCCCTGACCGGAGCCAATGACAGCCTGATCGGCTTTGCGAACTACGCCGAAGCCCTGGCCGATGCCGGGATGTGGCGCTCACTCGGCAACACCCTCTATTTCACGGTGATCAGCACGGTCCCGCTGGTGCTGGTGGCCCTGGTGATGGCGGCACTGCTGAACGTCGGCCTGCCGGCCCAATGGCTGTGGCGGCTCTCCTACTTTGCTCCCTACCTGCTGGCGTCCACCGTGGTCTCGCTGTTCTTCACGTGGATGTACAACCCGCAGCTTGGCCTCATCAACGATTCCCTGTCCAAGATCGGAATCCCCAAGGTCGCCTGGCTCAACGATCCCAACGTGGCCATGTGGGCGATCGTCATTGCCACGCTCTGGTGGACGGTGGGGTTCAACTTCCTGCTTTACCTGGCCGCGATGCAAAACATCCCGCACCAGCACTATGAGGCGGCATCCCTCGACGGTGCCGGGGCCTGGCGCCAGTTCTTCTCCATCACCCTGCCGCAGCTGACCCCCACCACCGTGATGATCGTCCTCCTCCAGATCCTCGCCTCGCTCAAGATCTTCGACCAGGTGTACCAGATGACCGCCGGCGGTCCCGGAGGATCAACCCGGCCGGTGGTGCAGTACATCTTTGAAACCGGGTTCACCGGCTACCGGCTGGGCTATTCCGCAGCCATCTCCTACATCTTCTTCGGACTGATAGTGCTCGTCTCGGTCATGCAGTTCGTCATCACCCGCCGCAGGAGTGCATAA
- a CDS encoding enolase C-terminal domain-like protein → MPSISSIRTQDVRFPTSLELDGSDAVNVDPDYSAAYVVIRTDAGDEGHGFVFSCGRGNEVITHAIDSYAALLVGRDIDELIYDLGNASKRLIHDSQLRWLGPEKGVTQMAAGALVSALWDIRARRENKPLWLLLSEMPAEEIVDVVDFTHIRDALNPQQALDILRAGEDGKAARIAALKVDGYPAYTTSPGWLGYSDEKLVRLSKQAAADGFSMIKLKVGGDINDDRRRMALARQAVGELPIAIDANQRWEVSEAIEWVNQLAEFNPYWIEEPTSTDDILGHADIRKGVAPVRVATGEAVASRIVFKQLLQAGSIDVLQLDSTRVAGVNENIANLLLAAKFGVPVCPHAGGVGLCELVQHFSFFDYAAITGSQDGRMIEYVDHLHEHFAEPVRIVNGRYAAPQLPGTGAEMLSASRARWEFPGGAGWAEVGNRAAVTGARLAQAGGVR, encoded by the coding sequence ATGCCTTCCATTTCTTCCATCCGTACCCAGGACGTCCGCTTCCCGACGTCCCTGGAACTCGACGGCTCCGACGCAGTCAACGTTGACCCCGACTACTCCGCCGCATACGTTGTGATCCGCACCGACGCGGGCGACGAAGGCCACGGTTTTGTGTTCAGCTGCGGCCGCGGCAACGAGGTCATCACCCACGCCATCGATTCCTACGCAGCCCTCCTGGTGGGCCGGGACATCGACGAGCTCATCTACGACCTTGGCAACGCCTCCAAGCGGCTCATCCACGATTCCCAGCTGCGCTGGCTCGGCCCGGAAAAGGGCGTCACCCAGATGGCGGCCGGCGCCCTGGTCAGTGCGCTCTGGGACATCCGGGCCCGGCGCGAAAACAAGCCGCTGTGGCTCCTGCTCAGCGAAATGCCCGCGGAGGAAATCGTCGACGTCGTCGACTTCACCCACATCCGGGATGCCCTCAACCCCCAGCAGGCCCTGGACATCCTGCGCGCCGGCGAGGACGGGAAGGCGGCACGGATCGCCGCACTCAAAGTGGACGGCTACCCTGCCTACACCACCTCCCCCGGTTGGCTGGGCTACAGCGACGAAAAGCTGGTCCGGCTCAGCAAGCAGGCGGCAGCGGACGGCTTCTCCATGATCAAGCTCAAAGTGGGCGGGGACATCAACGATGACCGCCGCCGCATGGCCCTGGCGCGGCAGGCCGTGGGTGAACTTCCCATCGCCATCGACGCCAACCAGCGCTGGGAGGTCTCCGAAGCCATCGAATGGGTTAACCAGCTGGCGGAATTCAACCCGTACTGGATTGAAGAGCCCACCAGCACCGATGACATCCTGGGCCACGCGGACATCCGCAAGGGCGTGGCCCCGGTCCGGGTTGCCACCGGTGAGGCTGTTGCCAGCCGCATCGTGTTCAAGCAGCTGCTGCAGGCAGGCTCCATCGATGTCCTCCAGCTTGACTCCACCCGCGTGGCCGGCGTCAACGAGAACATCGCCAACCTGCTGCTCGCCGCCAAGTTCGGCGTCCCGGTCTGCCCGCACGCCGGCGGCGTGGGGCTCTGCGAGCTCGTCCAGCACTTCTCCTTCTTCGACTATGCGGCCATCACCGGCAGCCAGGACGGGCGCATGATCGAGTATGTGGACCACCTGCACGAGCACTTCGCCGAGCCGGTTCGGATCGTCAACGGCCGTTACGCTGCCCCGCAGCTGCCCGGCACCGGCGCCGAAATGCTCAGCGCCTCGCGGGCCCGCTGGGAATTCCCGGGTGGCGCCGGCTGGGCCGAGGTGGGCAACCGCGCCGCCGTCACCGGGGCCCGGCTCGCCCAGGCGGGAGGCGTCCGATGA
- a CDS encoding aldehyde dehydrogenase (NADP(+)) translates to MTTSVDELDAVVEAAHAAFAKARTADPFTRASWLEAVAAALDADANALVALGEQETHLAEARLRGELKRSTFQLRLFADEIRRGEHFDATIDHEDPEWGMGPRPDLRRYNVPLGVVGVFGASNFPFAFSVMGGDSASALAAGCAVVHKAHDGHRQLALRTAEVAVAALDAAGAPSGLFALVTGRSAAEALVDHPLTKAIGFTGSTAGGRALFNRAAARPEPIPFFGELGGINAVFVTENAWAARRDGIVAGYAGSFTLGMGQFCTKPGLLFIPRGHTDAVRAALKNALAGFAAAPLLSERLHEGYAGAVGGLRGTQGVEVLVEGDFAEAPSPTVLHTSASAVRKDPSILHQEMFGPASLIVEYGDESELPALAGLLEGQLTTTLQAEADDDVSDLAARLTDISGRVLWNGWPTGVTVSYAQHHGGPYPATSSNTTSVGTAAIRRFLRPVAFQSFPADRLPEPVQDANPWRVPQRIDGEWQRPEAAPATAGGGQ, encoded by the coding sequence ATGACCACCAGCGTGGACGAGCTGGACGCCGTCGTCGAGGCCGCCCACGCCGCCTTCGCAAAGGCCCGGACAGCGGATCCCTTCACCCGGGCGTCATGGCTGGAGGCGGTGGCAGCAGCGCTGGATGCAGACGCTAACGCTCTGGTGGCGCTCGGGGAACAGGAAACCCACCTGGCCGAGGCGCGTCTCCGCGGCGAACTGAAGCGCAGCACCTTCCAGCTCCGGCTCTTCGCGGACGAGATCCGGCGCGGCGAGCACTTCGATGCCACCATCGACCACGAGGATCCGGAATGGGGCATGGGCCCGCGGCCCGACCTGCGCCGCTACAACGTGCCGCTGGGCGTGGTGGGCGTCTTCGGCGCCTCCAACTTCCCGTTTGCCTTCAGCGTGATGGGCGGCGACAGCGCCTCGGCGCTTGCCGCCGGCTGCGCCGTGGTGCACAAAGCCCACGACGGGCACCGGCAGCTTGCCCTGCGCACCGCGGAGGTTGCGGTGGCTGCACTGGACGCCGCCGGCGCGCCGTCGGGCCTCTTTGCCCTGGTGACCGGAAGGTCCGCCGCGGAGGCCCTCGTGGACCACCCCCTGACGAAGGCCATCGGCTTCACCGGCTCGACGGCTGGCGGCCGCGCCCTCTTCAACCGTGCCGCCGCGCGTCCCGAGCCCATCCCCTTCTTCGGCGAGCTCGGCGGCATCAACGCAGTCTTCGTGACGGAGAACGCGTGGGCGGCACGCCGCGACGGGATCGTCGCCGGCTACGCGGGCTCCTTCACCCTGGGCATGGGCCAGTTCTGCACCAAACCGGGCCTGCTGTTCATTCCCCGCGGGCACACCGACGCCGTCCGTGCGGCGCTGAAAAACGCGCTGGCAGGCTTCGCTGCCGCGCCGCTGCTCAGCGAGCGGCTGCACGAGGGGTACGCGGGCGCCGTCGGCGGTCTCCGTGGAACGCAGGGCGTGGAGGTGCTGGTGGAGGGCGACTTTGCCGAGGCGCCGTCCCCCACCGTGCTGCACACTTCTGCGTCCGCGGTGCGCAAGGATCCGTCCATCCTGCACCAGGAGATGTTCGGGCCGGCGAGCCTCATTGTGGAGTACGGGGACGAGTCCGAGCTCCCGGCACTGGCCGGACTCCTCGAGGGGCAGCTCACCACCACCCTGCAGGCGGAAGCGGACGACGACGTCTCCGACCTCGCCGCCCGGCTCACCGACATCAGTGGCAGGGTGCTGTGGAACGGCTGGCCCACGGGCGTCACCGTCAGCTACGCGCAGCACCACGGCGGGCCTTACCCGGCGACGTCGTCCAACACCACGTCGGTGGGGACGGCCGCCATCCGGCGTTTCCTCCGGCCCGTGGCCTTCCAGTCCTTCCCGGCGGACCGGCTGCCGGAACCGGTGCAGGATGCCAATCCCTGGCGGGTGCCGCAGCGTATCGACGGCGAGTGGCAGCGGCCGGAGGCTGCGCCGGCGACGGCGGGTGGCGGCCAGTGA
- a CDS encoding GntR family transcriptional regulator, producing MPPRQPSETSRIKAAVTDVYSAMRASILNGEIEPGTRINIDAVSRTMGVSQTPVREVLQRLEGDNLVVYTPGRGYSTTPLLGLDELRSLFEFRLLVEPWAARAAAVDRLANPARTLEKELATFQGVIQAGGDLRQDLVAHDTRFHDTILAAAGNPVVRHAFAQTHCHLHTFRLYPADVDGASTMAEHSAVREAIQACRPEEAEAAMAQHIRNSFTRFAQAFEGTVELEPLEEGGPPRTRIV from the coding sequence GTGCCACCACGTCAACCGTCCGAGACTTCCCGCATCAAAGCAGCCGTCACCGACGTCTACTCCGCGATGCGCGCGTCTATCCTCAACGGGGAAATCGAACCGGGCACCCGAATCAACATCGACGCCGTTTCCCGCACCATGGGTGTATCCCAGACACCGGTCCGGGAAGTGCTCCAGCGGCTGGAAGGCGACAACCTGGTGGTCTATACCCCGGGGCGCGGCTACAGCACCACTCCCCTGCTGGGCCTGGATGAACTGCGGTCCCTGTTTGAATTCCGGCTGTTGGTGGAGCCGTGGGCCGCCCGCGCGGCAGCAGTGGACCGGCTCGCCAACCCCGCCCGCACCCTCGAAAAGGAACTGGCCACATTCCAGGGTGTCATCCAGGCCGGCGGCGACCTGCGGCAGGACCTCGTTGCGCATGACACGCGCTTCCACGACACCATCCTTGCCGCAGCCGGAAACCCCGTGGTCCGGCATGCCTTTGCCCAGACGCACTGCCACCTGCACACCTTCCGCCTCTACCCGGCCGACGTTGACGGGGCCAGCACCATGGCAGAGCATTCGGCCGTCCGGGAGGCCATCCAGGCCTGCCGGCCGGAGGAAGCAGAAGCTGCAATGGCACAGCACATCAGGAATTCCTTCACCCGCTTCGCGCAGGCATTCGAGGGAACAGTGGAGCTCGAGCCCCTTGAGGAAGGCGGCCCGCCCCGGACCCGCATCGTGTGA
- a CDS encoding fumarylacetoacetate hydrolase family protein yields MNVPRPIETSSVLPEDAASALLIGRIWDVEASGPRVVVVQGGDVYDLQPLAETVSELLERPDLVADVRNAMTVPRWSASEIIEASLARDTTRPHLLAPVDLQVVKACGVTFVDSMIERVIEERCGGDASRARQTRELVARALGGSIAAVRPGSPEAAEAKKVLIAEGLWSQYLEVGIGPDPEVFTKAPVLASVGLGAQVGIPSFSHWNNPEPELVLIATSAGSVVGATLGNDVNLRDVEGRSALLLGKAKDNNASCALGPFIRLFDDGFTLDTLREEEILLRVDGTDGYCLEGRNSVARISRPFEELVAATRGRHHQYPDGFALFTGTLFAPTQDRDQPGQGFTHKMGDTVTIRSRHLGALVNQVGRAEELPEWSFGLRQLFEYLHHQRALQESAAQVR; encoded by the coding sequence GTGAACGTGCCCAGGCCCATTGAAACGTCGTCGGTCCTTCCGGAGGACGCGGCTTCCGCGCTCCTGATCGGCCGGATCTGGGACGTCGAAGCGTCCGGCCCGCGCGTCGTGGTGGTCCAGGGCGGGGACGTCTATGACCTCCAGCCCCTGGCCGAAACGGTCTCCGAACTCCTCGAACGTCCGGACCTGGTGGCGGATGTCCGGAACGCCATGACCGTGCCCCGGTGGTCGGCGTCGGAGATCATCGAGGCGTCCCTGGCCCGCGATACAACCCGCCCGCATCTCCTGGCCCCGGTGGACCTCCAGGTCGTCAAGGCCTGCGGCGTGACGTTCGTGGACAGCATGATTGAGCGGGTGATTGAGGAGCGCTGCGGCGGCGACGCCAGCCGCGCCAGGCAGACCCGGGAGCTGGTGGCCAGGGCGCTGGGCGGCAGCATCGCCGCGGTCCGGCCCGGTTCGCCGGAAGCTGCCGAGGCCAAGAAGGTGCTGATCGCGGAAGGGCTGTGGTCGCAGTACCTGGAAGTGGGCATCGGGCCGGACCCCGAGGTGTTCACCAAGGCCCCGGTGCTTGCGTCCGTGGGCCTCGGCGCGCAGGTGGGGATCCCGTCGTTTTCCCACTGGAACAACCCCGAGCCGGAGCTGGTGCTGATCGCCACCTCGGCGGGTTCCGTTGTGGGCGCCACGCTCGGCAACGACGTCAACCTTCGGGACGTGGAGGGCCGCAGCGCCCTGCTCCTGGGCAAGGCGAAGGACAACAACGCCTCCTGCGCGCTGGGTCCGTTCATCCGGCTGTTCGACGACGGCTTCACCCTGGACACGCTCCGCGAGGAGGAGATCCTGCTGCGGGTCGATGGCACGGACGGCTACTGCCTTGAGGGCCGCAACTCGGTGGCCCGGATCAGCCGGCCGTTCGAAGAACTGGTGGCCGCGACCCGCGGGCGCCACCACCAGTACCCGGACGGCTTCGCACTGTTCACCGGCACGCTGTTCGCCCCGACGCAGGACCGCGACCAGCCGGGGCAGGGCTTCACGCACAAGATGGGCGACACGGTCACCATCCGCAGCCGGCACCTCGGTGCGCTGGTCAACCAGGTGGGCCGCGCCGAGGAATTGCCGGAATGGTCCTTCGGGCTGCGGCAGCTGTTCGAGTACCTGCACCACCAACGGGCCCTCCAGGAGTCTGCAGCCCAGGTGCGGTAG
- a CDS encoding MFS transporter — protein MTALGSRLAPKTSPKAPRTMTRKRWMIIWLAFIGLSINYLDRSSLSVALPFMGEDFELSATQQGLIFAAFFWAYDFCQLAAGWYVDKVGPRRSFSLAAVWWSIFTMVTAAATNFWSLFAARFLLGVGESPAPSTAAKVVATWFPVRERAFATSIWDSGSRVGAVIALPIVTLIVAFTSWHAVFIIIGFAGIIWAAVWWKVYRSPEEHPTADAAEVAYIQEGGARSAASDDEGAAKLPWRSLFKYRTVLSMMFGFFCLNSAIYFFITFFPSYLVKERGFDLLKLGFFGAIPGICAVLFGWLAGYVADRAVQRGVSVTRVRKTAIAGGLTGGSVIMFAALVPEAWMALALLSVAYSSLTVAATGIWSLPADVAPSSRHVGSIGGLQNFASNLAGIFTPILIGVLVDQTGSFVAPLAVIGAVSLIGAANYLFVMGKIEPLKVAEPAKV, from the coding sequence ATGACTGCTCTAGGCAGTAGGCTTGCCCCCAAAACTTCCCCCAAGGCTCCCCGCACCATGACCCGAAAACGCTGGATGATCATCTGGCTCGCCTTCATTGGCCTGAGCATCAATTACCTTGATCGCTCCAGCCTTAGTGTCGCGCTGCCGTTCATGGGCGAGGATTTCGAGCTCTCGGCAACCCAGCAGGGCCTGATCTTCGCGGCCTTCTTCTGGGCCTACGACTTCTGCCAGCTGGCTGCCGGCTGGTACGTCGACAAGGTGGGCCCGCGCAGGTCGTTCTCCCTTGCGGCCGTATGGTGGTCCATCTTCACCATGGTCACCGCCGCGGCTACGAACTTCTGGTCCCTTTTCGCCGCCCGGTTCCTGCTGGGCGTGGGCGAAAGCCCCGCCCCCAGCACGGCGGCCAAGGTGGTGGCCACCTGGTTTCCGGTCCGGGAGCGTGCGTTTGCCACGAGCATCTGGGATTCCGGATCCCGTGTGGGCGCGGTGATCGCCCTGCCGATCGTGACCCTGATTGTCGCCTTCACGTCATGGCACGCCGTGTTCATCATCATCGGCTTTGCCGGCATCATCTGGGCCGCCGTCTGGTGGAAGGTGTACCGCAGCCCCGAAGAGCACCCGACGGCGGACGCCGCCGAGGTTGCCTACATCCAGGAAGGCGGTGCACGCAGCGCCGCAAGCGATGACGAGGGTGCCGCGAAGCTTCCGTGGCGCTCGCTGTTCAAGTACCGGACCGTCCTGAGCATGATGTTCGGCTTCTTCTGCCTCAACAGCGCCATCTACTTCTTCATCACGTTCTTCCCGAGCTACCTGGTGAAGGAGCGCGGCTTCGACCTGCTCAAGCTGGGCTTCTTCGGCGCCATCCCCGGAATCTGCGCCGTGCTGTTCGGCTGGCTGGCGGGTTACGTTGCAGACCGCGCCGTCCAGCGCGGTGTCTCGGTGACCCGGGTCCGCAAGACCGCCATCGCTGGCGGCCTGACCGGCGGCTCGGTCATCATGTTCGCTGCGCTGGTACCGGAGGCCTGGATGGCGCTGGCCCTGCTGTCGGTGGCGTACTCCAGCCTGACGGTCGCAGCAACCGGCATCTGGTCGCTTCCGGCAGACGTCGCCCCCAGCTCACGCCACGTGGGCTCCATCGGCGGCCTCCAGAACTTCGCCTCCAACCTGGCCGGCATCTTCACCCCGATCCTGATCGGCGTCCTTGTGGACCAGACCGGCTCCTTCGTGGCGCCGCTTGCCGTCATCGGTGCCGTATCGCTGATCGGCGCCGCCAACTACCTGTTCGTGATGGGCAAGATCGAGCCCCTGAAGGTGGCTGAACCCGCAAAGGTCTAG